A genome region from Candidatus Hydrogenedentota bacterium includes the following:
- a CDS encoding ATP-binding cassette domain-containing protein: protein MIEAKGLTKYFGLVGALQNASFTAGKNEVVGFLGPNGAGKSTAMRILTGFFPAGKGTAHIDGIEVHENPLEVKRKIGYMPEHVPLYDDMTVRGFLNFAATVKGLRKKQRNEEVERVMAHCGLEPMIRRMLRNLSKGYRQRVGLAQALLGSPPVLILDEPTAGLDPAQIVEIRNLIKALGKEHTVLLSTHILPEVNMVCDRVIIINRGHIVAQESMDRFTASGQRSLEEAFMTAVSTDSIVGEVRS from the coding sequence ATGATAGAAGCAAAAGGACTCACCAAATATTTTGGCCTTGTAGGCGCACTTCAAAATGCCTCCTTTACAGCAGGCAAAAACGAAGTGGTCGGTTTTTTAGGCCCTAACGGCGCCGGTAAGAGTACGGCAATGCGTATTTTAACAGGCTTTTTTCCTGCGGGAAAAGGAACCGCCCACATTGACGGTATTGAAGTGCATGAAAATCCCTTGGAAGTAAAACGTAAAATCGGGTATATGCCTGAACATGTGCCCCTCTACGATGATATGACTGTTCGCGGCTTTTTAAATTTTGCCGCCACCGTGAAAGGATTACGAAAAAAACAGCGTAATGAAGAAGTGGAACGGGTGATGGCCCATTGTGGCCTGGAACCTATGATCCGGCGCATGTTACGCAATTTGTCGAAGGGTTACCGGCAGCGGGTCGGTCTGGCGCAGGCCTTGTTGGGCAGTCCGCCTGTGTTGATCTTGGATGAGCCCACCGCAGGCTTGGATCCCGCACAAATCGTGGAAATCCGCAATCTAATCAAAGCCTTAGGCAAGGAGCATACCGTCCTGTTAAGCACCCATATCTTGCCTGAAGTCAATATGGTTTGCGACCGCGTCATCATTATTAATCGGGGTCATATTGTGGCGCAGGAAAGTATGGACCGCTTTACTGCCTCGGGTCAACGCAGCCTTGAAGAAGCCTTTATGACCGCAGTCAGTACCGATTCCATTGTTGGGGAGGTGCGCTCATGA